AAGTGCACGctaaatcatgcaggttttaagagaaaaatgtaaaaagtgcaCAACTTTTTATCCCAGGCAGCAGCACTAGGCACTAGCATCGTTCaggagtattaaaaaaataaaaatactagtaAATACAAGAATGCCAAAAAGTCCGACGAAAAATACATTGGGAATAAATGAAGTAAAAGAACACAGCCTTTTCAGATGGAAGCCTATCCCAGTTACAAAGACCTCTTTTCAAAAAGACACCATCCTTGACTActctactactactactataaAATACCAGTATCTCCCAAAGTTGATCTGACGAAAGTTCACTTTTTTCCAGAAAACTACTTGAATTGAAACTCGCGTGCGATAGACTAAGGAGACAAAAAACTTTAAAGGGAGTGGGCCAAAGGGCACAGATACCATCATCATAACCGTGCTTCAATTTCAAGCAAAACCCTAATTCAACCGAAAGCTTATTATGGTCTACTAATAAAGACAACCAAATTTCACGAAACAAAAGCTACatgcaaatatttatttatttttattggcgttgttcaattaaaattaaaatgaaaatttcaaacaagggagctaaaactttaattttaattgaataatagcCATCAAGATACACCTCAACAACCAAAAGTTtcctgaaaaaaataaaaacaaccaaAAGTTTATGATCTACTACTATTTCTTTGACGAGATGATCTACTAATTATTAAGACTACCAAATTTTCAAgatatgaaattaattggatCTTTTCTTTagttattgttttctttcttttttttttgttgaacaaTTATTGTTTTCTATAACTATTTAATCAGAATTGAAGTTTTATCTGTAACTTATACTCATTTTTAATGAGGTAATAAAACTCCAATTCCCATCCAGcaacaacaattttttaaaagaaatatacacAAATATGATTAAGTGTTTTTCATTGTGAAGCAACCCCACAAGGAAAAAGTTAACAAAACAGGATCTCGATCAAGAACCAGATCCTTCACGGACCACGAACAAGCTCAAATTTTGACAACAACCCAGAAAAGGAATCAATAAAAAAGATCGAAAGAAACAAACCTGAAGCGCGGACAGGTGCTCGGTGTAAAACTGAGTAACGGTGTCGTTTAGAAACTTGGATTGAAACTCAGTGCAGACTTTCCCAGAATGCAAGCAACTACTGATCCTGTTCCACGTCTTAGTGTTATTAACCTTCTTCTGCAGCCAATTCGAGTAATCCCCAAGCCTATACTCTTTATACCCTCTATTAGAAACAACTTCACCAGCGCCCTTGTTGGTAACGACGAAAGCGAAAATGGTGAAGGCGAAGAGAAGAACGATGAGGACAAACATGACGAGGAGGTAGAGCCAGAGGAGCCACGACACGCGGCAGCACGCGCCGACGAGGCCGGCGAGTGAGACGAGCATGAGGAAGACGCCGAGCGCGATGACGGGCTTCTCCAGCCACCGCTCGCACTCGGTGGCGCCTTGCTTGCTCAGCCACACTCCGGCCACCAGGATCGGGATGGACAAGAGGAAGGTGAGGAAGTTAAGGAGTCCGATAACATTGTTGCTGAACCGAACCATGATGAATCAATGAGGGATAAGTatttgcagaagaagaagaatgattgTTATATGTATGATATGAATGAAGGTAGAGAAATAGTTAGGGAGAAtgattgtttgtttgtttctagtATATACATATGCGCGTGATGTTTGTTGTGACTTGTTAGTCGGTAACTATTGACAATATTTTCAGATATTAATGCACACGCCACGGTACACGCGATTTCGTCGTTGGAGGAAGAAGAGGCGTTcgggttaatttagttaaaacGCGCTTTTTTAAACTAGAATCTGTGCTGGGCTCTTCCTCGGGTCCGCTGGCTTTCTTGAATTTGGTCAATTCCAAGTGGGAAAACCATCAAGtttgtttgatattttttttaaaaatgtattattccgaacgtgtttaattaatttaattaaaaatactattttttgaattttttttttcaaaaaaactatTGTACTGCTATATTGAATaatgaacatatttttttttaattaattgcttTACACCCATGTTTAGGTGTGaattttataagagaaaaaaattatgtataaaagtataaaaaaatttaattataatccgTCATCGTGAtatgttataaatttattaacttttaaaataattattttaaaataattaatataatgataTGTGATTCAATTAAAACGATATTATTTTATACCgtcaataacattaaatttattttataattggtTTGTTTATGGCCATAACTAGACTGAAATTTTATTCTCATGATTAAGTAAATTTGAtctgtatatttttattaattagattAGATTATTAGAAGGATAAAGAGAGagggaaaataaagaaataaattctTTTGAATACCAATATGAAAGTGTTAGgtttcatattatttaattcTCCCCCGATGATAAAACTCTTTTAGTTAATTTACGtctcttaataaaataattattacattaaatttgtaaattatttatattataatttcaaaattattatttttttctctctatcagtttatttattttttattaatatttggaaatagaataattaaatagagatacgtagaaaaaaataattaatatatctaaaaattataaaaaaaatattataaaaaacaaacatttttttatgagagtcttataattagaaaaaaaaattgaaagggtTAAAAGattattactattataaaaataattaatatagtaATAATATACTACGACCATGCATAGTACCAGCATAGGGTTAAATATTATATGTGTttagtaataataaatatagtaatAATATACTATGACAATTAAATCACATGTAAGAGAGACAATGGAGAAGCAGTAGTCGGCAAAATACAAATCCCAGATACGAGAGTAATCAACAGGACCAGCATAGGCAAATTACATAACCACTAAGCAGAATTTTAATCAGAAAAGTAGAAGCTAACTCCATACATAAAAAATCGTATTACTCCTAAcgtgtttaattaaaaaaatatatgtattatacTGAATAATAATGAACAGATTTTTTGCAgtaaaaaatcagattttgtaattaattttactgTCCATAATCCATATTTAGGTGAATATTGTAATTAGTTTGATTTACTACTATAATTAAACTGAAGTTTATTTCTCATAATTAAGTTAGTttgatttgtatatttttattttctttaattatattagATAGAATATATGTTTGTGCTAATTAATAGGTATTTTTTAAACCATATTATAAGTGTAAGGTATCTATCAACATTATCGGTAAGctattttttgtcaaaattttggCTAATCTTCTTTACTAGGACTCCttctttcaatcattttttttcttttacaaaacttaaataaataaaaaactgttTAAATGATCTCaactcaaatttattttaaccaattTAATGTTAGTTCTAGTTTATTGGTATAATTAGGTTGAGGTGCATTTCTCATAGTTAGGTTGATTTGATTCTTTCTTCATATGATTTTGTTATGGCATCACAATGATGACTACCAATAagtgtatatattatttacatttataaggttccatatcatatataataataatttacattaGAAGGCTCCATTTTATTAGTTGATAATACACTAatagtatatatttattaatctctttaattatgaagaaatttatttataatactttAGAACCAGAATTTAAactacttttaaatattttttgtttaaattttatattctatttttaattaattttattgcttttatcgttaataataactttttataataactttttatattttattaaattaacaaacaagtatataataaaaaaatcaaactaattaaaatgtGAGTAACGaatctaaatataaatatataaatattgaataaataaaaatataaaaattacaagtAGTATTTACCTaagtataaatttattaatttgtctttcaaaagaaaatgggCAATCTAACTCCATCCCACACgagaacaaaataattgaagatTCCATGATGTCATGTCATAAATGATAATTTGTTCTAACATTCACATGTTTTCAGCCGTCAGGATTCATCACAGAAACATGCCAAGTGCCACCTCCAATTAGCCGTCACCATGGGGTGGTGAATGGTAGTGACTTCTATCATGCATGGAAGCCACGTGGGCTACAgttaaatttaacaaataatatatatatatatatatataactttgagAAAATTATCATATAGTCAGATTAAATAAAATCCAAATAGAATGTGTTCTTCCGCGCGGAAGCAGTTAAACATGAGTGTCGATGCTATGCAGGATCTgattttgggctcatttagcctTTAAACAaagtaaattgtaaataattaaaatatcaacaatttgttttttttttttccttaaaaaaagatacaaatcaattattttgaatCATAAGTGGCAAAGGCAGCAATTGACAATTGTCTTGTTGGCAGGCAGGTGGCGCTGCCACCGGCTTTGAAGGCTAATTGGAGGTGGCACTTGCCATGTTTCTGTGATGATTCCTGACGGCTGAAAACATGTGAATGTTAGAACAAATTATCATTTATGACATGACATCGTGGAatcttcaattattttgttcgTGTGGGATGGAGTTAGATTGcccattttcttttgaaagacaaattaataaatttatatttaggtAAATACTACTtgtaatttctatatttttatttattcaatatttatatatttatatttagattCTTTACTCacattttaattagtttgatttttttattatatacttgtttgttaatttaataaaatataaaaggttattacaaaaaattattattaacgataaaagcaataaaattaattaaaaatagaatataaaatttaaacaaaaaatatttaaaagtagtTTAAATTCTGGTTT
This region of Glycine soja cultivar W05 chromosome 17, ASM419377v2, whole genome shotgun sequence genomic DNA includes:
- the LOC114391413 gene encoding tetraspanin-8; the encoded protein is MVRFSNNVIGLLNFLTFLLSIPILVAGVWLSKQGATECERWLEKPVIALGVFLMLVSLAGLVGACCRVSWLLWLYLLVMFVLIVLLFAFTIFAFVVTNKGAGEVVSNRGYKEYRLGDYSNWLQKKVNNTKTWNRISSCLHSGKVCTEFQSKFLNDTVTQFYTEHLSALQSGCCKPAEECLFTYENSTSWTKPGNVTSYNNPDCDAWNNNQTVLCFNCQSCKAGFLQNFKTEWKRVAVVNIVFLVLLIIVYSIGCCAFRNNRRENWKGYSR